The DNA sequence ACAAACCGCTGCTATCGATAGCCACGACAGAACGTCAATACCTTATCTTCAGCGTGAGATGAGACTAAGCGAAGGCTGATTTTACcgtttatttcttgctgtcataACAGAGAGAAAGTAGCAAGAGATAATTCAGACTGAAGTATATATATAGGAGGCCTGGGGTAGCCTAGGTGTTCCCATTTTGTTATGGGCAATCACGGGTAAGTGAGACTCCGGAAGGAAGAGCGCTTCTCCAGAGACTTAGGAGGCGGACGGAATCTCGCGTCTTTGTGGCGCTCAACAAACCACGTGTACTTGGCCTGCAATTTACTAAAAAATTGGACCGTCAGAAACCACCGAAGAATTTTATAccgacctgtacaatacccagagaaGCCACGATACcgccattcgaagcagtaatcaACAGGTTATGGAGACTCCTTCTAGAACTAGCGATGAGGTTTCAAGGGTcttgcaagatatgaaacggGTAAAGCGGCAGTAGAAGATGGACTAACAGTCAATTTGCTCAAAGATTGAGGAGACATAAtgattgaaaaactggcggctctctataagaagtgtctattgacttcaAGGGTTCTAAAAAacagaaaattgcaaaaattataTTAATtcgcaaaaagggagacgttaaagaattgaaaaagtataGGCCTACTAGCTTACTTCCAGCATTATGTAAAATACGGAAGATAAATCTCCTATAGAATAGAGGCCACATTGGAGTTTAGTCAACCACGGGAACAGgccggcttcaggaaggaatagtctgcaatagatcacatccatgtcatcaatcaggtaatcgagaaatccacagagcaCAGTATGCCTCTCTATgttgctttcatagattacgaaaaggtatttgattcagtagagataccagcattcatagaggcattacgtaatcaaggagtagaggcCGCTTACGTAAGTATCTTttaaaatatctacagagattccacagctaccttaattccacacaagaaaagtaggaagatacctataatgaaaagggtcaggcaaggagacacaatctctccaatgctattcactgcgtgcttggaagaagtattcaagctattaaactgggaaggctttggAGTAATGATGAACGGCGAATATCTCTGCAgctttcggtttgcagatggcattatccgattcagcaacactggagacgagttacaacaaatgatgcaggactttaacagagagagtgtaaaagtggtgTTGAAGATTCATATGCAgaggacaaagataatgatgaatagccgggcaagggaacaagagttcaggatcgccagtcagcgtctagagtcggtgaaggagtacTTTTTACCTAGGAAAATttatcacaggaaaccctgaccatgagaaggatattcactgaaaaataaaaattggttggatcgtatacggcagagattgtcagctcctgagtggaagcttaccattttCATTGAAATGGAACGTGTACAATCAacgcattttaccggtgctgacatatggagcaggaacttggagactgaaaaagaagcttgagaacaaattagggaccacgcaaagagcgatggaacggagAATGCTAGGCATGaggttaagagacagaaagagagcggtttggatcagagagctaacgggtttagccgatattctaattgacattaggagcaaaaaaatgaagctttggcaggtcatgcaatgcttgGAGTACATAAGcgatggaccattagggttacaaaatgggtaccaagtgaagggaagcgcagtcgaggacggcagaaggtgtggcgatgaaatgaggaaatttgcgggcgcaaattagagtcggttggcgcaggacatgcataattggagatcgtagggaaaggccatcgtcctgcagtgtacataaaataggttgatgatgatgattatggtggtGACTATGATGATGAACATTGCCGTTGTCGTTTTGACCTTATGGCGTAGGAAATCCCCATCGTGAGTACGTGTTCTTCACGCGGGCTCACAATCAGCAGCAGCTGCGGCGGGTGCCCTCACGAGCGGACCGACAGAGCAAGAGCAGCTGGACGCTTGCAGGCTTGTCTCGCTCTTGCTGACAGTCAGGGACGGCATTCACACGCAGGGCGACCTTCAGGTGTGCCGGAGACAGCATTGAGTTCAATAACGAAGCGATGGCCGACACTGGGGCGACCACTatcgacagcagcagcagctcgagCTCCTCGGATTCGGAGCGGAACGCCTTAGGCGGTTCGAGGCTTACCACGGGTCCTACGAGACGACCGGGCTTCCAGCGACTCGAGTTGCACGAGCTCCTTCAGGTGCGCCAGATGCAGGCGGCGGCGCGGCGGGCGGCAGATGCAGCCGCCCACGGCGATGGCGCAGACACCGCGCTCGATTCTTCAGCGACGTCTGCCCTCGCGTTGCCGGATCCGGCTCCGGCAGCACAGGTGAGCAATCGGAAACAGACGATAGAGGGCGCGATTGCTGCGCGATTGCTGCGCAGCGGGCGCGAACGGGAATATACCACAGCGTGTCAGGTCGAGTAGGCTTAGCAGTTGCAGGCGGGTTGACGTGCCTCGGGTCGTGCAGGCGGATACGTTTACGTAACGCCAATAACGTCGAGGCAAGTCGCCTTGTCGAGACGAGATCCGGTTATCCGGCTTCACGCGAACGCTAGCAGGTCGGACTCAGGTACACAGCGTCGGACTGGGCCGTCAGCCGGACTGGGAAGGGTGCACGGGGTGAATTGCTGAACCCCATCGGAAAGAAGTGTGTAAGCGCTGTAGTGGCGCTCTCAGTCAGTCCGACTTCTGACTCTACCCGCTAGCGATGTGCATTTAATTCTAGTCGTGTGGAAATGCCGAGCCACAAGAGTTGGACAAGAACCAGCACTTCTATTACCGCTATAGCGTTAATAGAAACCAAGGACATCACGTGAGCGAAGTGTTCCCAGAGTCCTTATAAGGAGTGTGGGAGCACTTCTCTCACGTGTGGCCCTTGTTTTCTCGTATACTATCTGTAGGCTAACTTTCGGAATCCAGACAGGTGCTGAACAGGAGAGGTCAAGCCCACTCTCCACCTGTCGTGCTTACACGAACCCAATTCTCGCGAGTGTGACAGCAACTTTGTACCTTGCACAGGAGGACTGGGAGAGGGGAAGATACCATCCTACGTGGGCGTTAATGTCTAGAAAGAGCATCTGATGCTACACGCAAGTGTCTCCAACTCCCAAACCATCAGTCCTATGGCATACATGTTTAGATGCATattcccatgtgtctcaataggCTAGAGTCAAACTGCTACAGGCAGTCCCATTCAACGCATCCCAACATTCATTCTCGTTATCCTGCTCTAGCGTTACATGGACTGGGTGGCGGGATTATGATTCGACAGCCAACAGCCTTAACGCAAGCGAACCTTGTGCCAAAATCGGGCTGGCCGACCTGTTGTAGTTGTCAACGGAAAAGAAGTGGAGTCGGTTGACGTGCCGCCCCACGTCGGCTTCATGTATCTATCTCAGTCTTGCACATACATCACACTCTTGATTTTCAAATTATACGCTATGCGTGAAATTGAAGAGAGGGTCGAACCTAATCAGAATCACCCAGAAAACGTGGCCAACGTTTATTGCTAGGTGGGTGTATACAAGACATTTTGAAACCACATCAAAAATTAGTCAGAAGATATAGATCCGTATATTTCAGCCGTGCTTACTCAGCGTGGTTTAACTGGTTTCGGCCACACTAGTTCCACTTTGGCTATGCATGAGAGGGCGTTTGTCGAGACATTACGAACTAGCTGAGAACTCGCACGCTTCGGTGGTGAGCAGCAACTTCAAACGAGAGTCCCAGTTCTTGGCATTACGTCAATGACTTAATCCAAGCAGTGTAAGAAACACAGGTCGAGTTAGCAGGCAGGAAGCACGCTGGGAGATTACGCCTTTCGCAGAAGCATGCACTCTATGAAAACACGTGGCATGACGGGAAATCTCTTGCGTAGAGACAGGTTTGTAAGAGCGGTTCGCGGCGCATTACACCGAAATGTTGTAATTATGAAGAAAGGCAAAGTTGTACTTTTTCTCCAGTCCGGGTTGTCCTAATATGGCAAAGTTTAAACTACGTTTCCATATGGCTATACGCTCTGATTCATTCCATTGAGAAGTTTATGTGTCCGTAGACGCAATCTGCATCCGTAACACAGTGATCCTGTTATGGGCCTGTAGCACATACAGGGACACTATCGCAGAATAGGGTTAGTGCGTATGTTGTTAAACAGGTTCGAACTACTCTCGCGTCTCCGCGTGCCAACGACGAGCTTAACGCCATATTTCTGACTACAGCATGGGTTTTCTCAACGCCTTTACAGCCTTTCCGGAAAACACTTATCTCAACGCGTTTCCACTGGAACTGGTGTTTTCATTTTAGCTTGGGAACCTGAAGCAGAAGTGTAGCCAGAACCATAATCAGGCTGCAGGTGTGTTTAACCTACCATAGCAACCTTTTTGTATTTCTTAGGACGGTACGTGTTCTTATAGCGACAGACAGCATTTCGGCGCACTATTAGAAATTGAAACTCAAAGTAACATGAATATAGTCAAAGCAATAATCTAGACGCTTTATCAGATGTTCACGGCTGCAGTCAACAAGGTACAAACTTTTCACTTTGCATTTCCCACCCGCAGGAACACGCCGGGCCTAATGTAGTCGTCATTCGAGCAAACTGGCGCATGAACCCCAGGCACGTGACCATCCTGGAGGCGATGGCCGTGATTTTTTCCATCGCCTTTCTCCTCTACCTGGGATCGATGCTGTGAATTCGCGTCAAGGACAAGGGTCTTCTCCACGCAAGCTCCCGGACGTCGCACGCAGAACACGCGGATCTACCACTTTTTTCTGGCTGCCATGAAACGGCATGCCACAAGTATATGGCCGCTATAGAGCTTTCGATTAATCGATCTCAAGACCCGTGCCGAAATTTCTACCGCTTCGTCTGCGACGGGTGGACACGCCAACACCACCTGCTGTCCGTCGTGGATGCAGCGGAAGATGCGATGTACGGTCGCGCGCTTAAAGCCATCGAGTGGAGCACCGAACACGGCGGCAGCCAGTATTTCGCAGCACCTTCGGCGTCGAGCCTCGAGAAGAAGGTAGCCGGCCTTGCCAAGTCGTGCATGGAGCTTTCGCAGAGCAGCTTGCCCGACCTCAAAAAGTTCATGGCCGCGCGCCATCTCCCGTGGCCTAAGACGTCTCGCTGGGATCTCCTAGAGATTCTGCTCGATCTTTCTGGCAACTGGAACGTGCATCTGTGGTTCCACGTGAGCTTCGAACTGGCTCCTCTTCGCGGAGGGACCGGGGAGCCCGTGCTAAAGATTGGCCACAGCGCTGCCTTTCATGCCTGGATTGCCACCACGCGGGCGTTCGCCGCTCAGCCAGCGAAGACGGCAGCGTCGCTCCGGTACCGTCGATACGTGCGAGCCATGTTGTGGCTATTCGATGCTTCCGAAGCGGTCGAAGACGAGGTCATCGCCAAAATAGAGGCAATGGACCGGCTGACACTTCAGGTGCTGGGCCCCGCGATGGCCGAGCCGGACTCGAGAATTCTGCGCATGTCGATCCGCAACCTCACAGACACGGCGACTCCGGGCATTGCTGCTGGACGGCTGCTGCTCCTGTTGAACGAGTACTTCATCTGGGCACGCCGCTTTTCGGCTCGGGACATCGTGCAAGTGGAAAACGCCGGCCTGCTTCGGTCCGTCGTCTACCTACTGGGACTCGACTCCGATACGCGAGAGGCGCTCACGCTGAGCCTAGGCCTTCGCGTTGCCCACGAGTTGGGCTGGATGGCTAGCCGGGAGATCGCGGATGCCACGCTGGAGCTTGCTGGCTTGCCTCCGTCGGCGCATCGGCGACGCTGCCTGATTCAGGTCGAAAGCGCGGTGGGCATCGGGTGGCTCAGTTTGTTCCCGAAGCACCGAGGCGCCGAGGATGTCGTTCGGGACGTGCGGGACGTTCTCGTTGACGCGGTGGCACGCCACAAGGAGGCCTTGCTCCAGCTTTGGGCCCCGGGCGCCATTGTACCATGGAACAACGAGACCTTCCTGGCAAGCGTGCTGCCAGAACCGTCGCGCGGAGCTCGCTTCTTCGTCGACTGGTTGAACCTGATGAACGGGCGCTGGCGCCTCCTGGAACAAGACGTAACGAGCGTTCTCAAGGCGGGTTCCTTTCTTCACCACCGATGGAGCTTTCGCGGCGCGCTCACCATCGCCGAAAACTTCTTTGTGTTCCCGCTGTTCCATTCAGACTTTCCGGCGGCCGTTAACTACGGCGGTGCCGGACGACTTCTCGCTGACGAAGTGCTCAGGGGCCTGTACCATGATCGTCTCGTCAACGTGATCCCCCTTCGCAAGCAAGATATACGCAATGATAACATTCGGCACACCAGCGGCACTTCCACTGCACCACAGGAGTGGTTGCCAAATTATGTGGACTTGAAGGCTCTCCTGGCCAGCCTGGCTGCCTACAGGCTAAGCATTGCTCGAAACACAAGCAGTGCGTACGCCAAAGAGTCGAGCCTCGCGCAAGACAGGCTCTTTTTCGTGGCTTCTTGCTACGCTCTGTGCTCCAGCGGCAACCATGTGGACGTGCTGTACGGAGATGCAAGCCAACGCTGCAACGTGCCCGTCAAGGCGCTGCCCGAGTTTGCGGCAGCGTTTCAGTGCGTGAAAACACAAGCTCTGCGATAATCTTCGCATGAGCATTACTTGTGCTCTCTGCTTAACACCCGTGGCTTGCTCGTGATGGTGGTCACGCGTGGCTTATTAAAATTCTTGCCGGGCGTTATTGTTTGAATGCTATCGTTACGCTGAACAACGACGACGACCCCAAAcccagcaacaacagcaacaacataaacaacaccaacaacagcagcagcagcaaaaaaaaaaacttaaattacAAAACACGTTTAGCTGTTAAAACTGCACTAGTTGCCTCGGTGAAAACGTCACAGTCCGAAGCAAAGTTGTTGGcgtgttttggattcgtatttctTGCATTGCACAGCTTTATCCTGCAAAAATGAACAAAGAAAAAGCGACAGACTAATTTTGTCACGGATTGGCCACAGGACACACAATTTTCTTTTCAGATCCAGCTTGCGGTTCGAGGTAACTGCATCAATGCAGATTAAGGATAGCTTACTATTGGTCAAAGTTTTCTGTGTGGTCGCTAGATCTTCCAGCAGATTAgtcaagcgagagagagagagagaacatttatttgggCCATCGAGGTcattgctcttgaggtcgagttggtggtgtcctcattcctgggctccactggccatggcttcacgacgtacttgctggacgagagcttcctATCcagccagggtatcgccggtcagctgtacctcccgcTGCTCAAATGACCTGCTAGAAGTCTAAGTGtagaggtttgcccccgcacccctaCGAGATGCGAAAGTGTAGCGCGtttgtcgccgcaccaggggcagatgcggTGATATGTATGTGGGTACATTTTGCTGTATCTCTGTAGGTTTGggaatgtgtttgtctgaataagcTTGAGAGCTACTGTCTCTTcggtgctgagctttctgtgaggggcAGGATAAATCTTGCGGTTGAGTCGCCGGATCTCGAGTATGTAGCAGTAATAGGATGGCAGGGGCACGAAGGTAAATgatggggattgatgagacgattggttttGCCCCGCttggttgattagcgctcgagctaaggcgttcgccctttcgttaccctccagtccgcgtggcccggcgtccacgtgatttgatggaattcttgcagcctcgggcctataATCTAGCTGAGCCGCCAGCAGAGGTGTTAGTCCGTTgctaaagttacggcaggcctgttgcgactCGGTAACGGCATTAACTTCtctgcctaccctgtcttgttGCTTTATTACTAGCGCCGCGGcaatggtctcagccgcagctgcccggacggaggccgcgagggtcaaggattTGTCTGTCCAGTTCACGGCGGCTGCCGCGAAGAGGTTCCCTAttgggtacgccgccacgtctaTGTACGTTACGTACGGTTCAcgcttgaattgtcggcgctgtctgtcgacgcgagtcTTGCGTCGTCCTTCGtcgagttcatgactcatgtgcttcggtatggGGTTcaccttgatcttgcctctgacctcaagCGGGAgagatcgttgcccatcgagggcactgAGCTCCGTTGCCATtgcggtccggtggaggatggatCGGCCCCCCGTCGTGTCTGAAGTCTGGCTTTTTgtgaagccataaccgcgtccgaccgctcagcgaaggtgttgtggattcCGAGGGTCGCTAACTTCTCCTTTGAGGTGGTGATAGGGAGACCCAGGGACAAAAACTAGTCAAAAAGGTTTTACGTTATATGTAGTTTGGGTCAGGTGCACTGATAACCGTCCACACACGAACGCTTTAGAACCAGAACAGAGTTgggtaatagtagtagtagtggtggtagtagtagtagtagtagtagtagtagtagtagtagtagtagtagtagtagtagtagtagtaaatcTTTATTAAGACAGGGAGTACGGGCAAAGGGCTCAAAGAGTGATGGGTGGCTCCCCTAGTCTAGGGCTTCACTGGCCTTGGCCTCCCTGTGAACTTGCTGGAGGACTGTCCTCTGAACACACAGGTGCCAGCTGGCTAACTGTCCCACTGCTCCGCTAATGATTGTTGGTGGTTTCTGTTCGGCTGAATGATGTTTATCCGCATCTCTTAAAACCTACACAATATTGAGTTAGATGGCCGTGGTGTAACGGTAGATCAACCCTATCCCACATTGTTTGGACGTGTGAAAGTTGCGCAACTTTTTCTACATAACGCGTTGTTCGGTTGGAAGGCCACACTTTATATTGAATGCCGGATTTGTGATATTATTTGCCCCCTGATTCCCTTTAGGAATATATTTGCACatgcaggaaggaaggaaatcaactttagtcaaggtcctgcaggccacgagagcttgggctctcatggagtgggcgtctcccacgacggaaccagGAGGTTGAGTTTCCTTACGGCGTCGTAGACCTGCTGGACGGGCCAGAGTTGGGCACGGAGTCCTTCTCACCGGATTGCTATTTCAAACTTGCGCTAGTCCGGTTccgagtttatgtgagcttgcgagcacggccagagtaaatgatagacgttaagggatgtgttgcaattggtgcaatactTGTCGTAGGAGACTtttagagctcaggcatgtagtgGTGTAGTCTtttttgcgtggggtatgtgtctgtttgtagcattctgagtgtaaccgcttgagctcgagtgagtgTGCGGTctggcgtgctatactgtctacgttgtaggtagtagtgtttagtgatttcattgtatgtagtggaggcgtccttattctccgagtggtcgggtgaagctGCGCGGTCTGTAAGAGCGCGCGCACTCGTGTGCcacctcgttaaggttggggacgtcgccgatctttggtcctaagtgtgccgggaaccagtatatgacgtTGTTtctaatctctttctttgaaacaattctgagagcctgtgcgcataccatgcccttttggaaagctctgatagcggctatggagtcgctgtagatgtgggaaagattgtcgtcggtgaacgccacagcgatcgcaacctgttcgccCTGTTGAGGCTTCCTTACAGTTACCGTGGCggcatatcttgtggatccgcgGCCGTCCGCAAACACCACTGCAAAAGCACATTAAGATGCCGCTTGTTTGACGTCACATTTCCACGGCGACGCGTCCTCGCTGTACAGTGGGACTTAGGCGCGATGCGAGCTGagaacaaaacaacgaaaactCGCTGTACTGTCCTTTCatgagtcctccaatacggcgtgccccataatcagaaagtggttttgccacgtaaaacgctataatgtttca is a window from the Dermacentor albipictus isolate Rhodes 1998 colony chromosome 6, USDA_Dalb.pri_finalv2, whole genome shotgun sequence genome containing:
- the LOC139046891 gene encoding endothelin-converting enzyme-like 1, coding for MAAIELSINRSQDPCRNFYRFVCDGWTRQHHLLSVVDAAEDAMYGRALKAIEWSTEHGGSQYFAAPSASSLEKKVAGLAKSCMELSQSSLPDLKKFMAARHLPWPKTSRWDLLEILLDLSGNWNVHLWFHVSFELAPLRGGTGEPVLKIGHSAAFHAWIATTRAFAAQPAKTAASLRYRRYVRAMLWLFDASEAVEDEVIAKIEAMDRLTLQVLGPAMAEPDSRILRMSIRNLTDTATPGIAAGRLLLLLNEYFIWARRFSARDIVQVENAGLLRSVVYLLGLDSDTREALTLSLGLRVAHELGWMASREIADATLELAGLPPSAHRRRCLIQVESAVGIGWLSLFPKHRGAEDVVRDVRDVLVDAVARHKEALLQLWAPGAIVPWNNETFLASVLPEPSRGARFFVDWLNLMNGRWRLLEQDVTSVLKAGSFLHHRWSFRGALTIAENFFVFPLFHSDFPAAVNYGGAGRLLADEVLRGLYHDRLVNVIPLRKQDIRNDNIRHTSGTSTAPQEWLPNYVDLKALLASLAAYRLSIARNTSSAYAKESSLAQDRLFFVASCYALCSSGNHVDVLYGDASQRCNVPVKALPEFAAAFQCVKTQALR